From a region of the Candidatus Rhabdochlamydia porcellionis genome:
- the nth gene encoding endonuclease III, producing MNKKTRAQRIQDILHHLFPDPAIPLQHQDPYTLLIAVVLSAQNTDRKVNQVTPALFAKASTPQQMLALSIEEIASIIKPCGLSNIKAKSIWNLSKILVKQYKGRVPNSLLILKKLPGVGHKTASVVISQGFGKPAFPVDTHIHRCAKRWFLSRGKNVEETEKDLKRLFPKKNWNKLHLQIIYFAREYCPARGHKKEMCPICQWIDEPSD from the coding sequence ATGAACAAAAAAACACGCGCACAACGCATTCAAGATATTTTACACCATTTATTCCCCGATCCTGCAATTCCCTTGCAACACCAAGATCCTTATACTTTATTGATCGCGGTAGTCTTATCTGCACAAAATACCGATAGAAAAGTAAATCAAGTAACCCCTGCTTTATTTGCAAAAGCCTCCACTCCTCAACAAATGCTTGCCTTAAGCATAGAAGAAATTGCCAGTATCATTAAACCATGCGGCTTAAGCAATATAAAAGCAAAATCTATTTGGAATCTCTCTAAAATCCTTGTTAAGCAATATAAAGGTAGAGTTCCAAACTCTTTATTGATTTTAAAAAAGCTCCCTGGCGTAGGGCATAAAACTGCATCGGTTGTCATATCACAAGGATTTGGCAAACCCGCTTTCCCTGTGGACACACATATTCATCGCTGCGCAAAAAGGTGGTTTTTAAGTCGAGGGAAAAACGTGGAAGAAACAGAAAAAGATCTTAAACGCCTTTTCCCTAAAAAAAACTGGAATAAACTTCACTTGCAAATAATCTATTTTGCAAGAGAGTACTGCCCTGCTCGCGGTCATAAAAAAGAGATGTGTCCCATCTGTCAATGGATCGATGAGCCTAGTGATTGA